AAAATGCCCTCTTTAGCCCCTTCTACAAAACAATCATATACTTTAACTTTTTTTATTATGCCATAAGTAACTATAGAAACTATAATTATAGGAATTATACTCTTTATTATGTAATTCAAAATTTTCCTCCTTTCATTTATCAAAAATATTTATCCATTATTTTACAGCATATTACTCCAACTATTGCCGCTATAGTAGTGGTAATCACAGCCGGTATTATTGTTTCTGCAGGATTTTTCGAACCCATGGCGGCTCTAATGGAAATAACTGTGGTAGGTAGAAATTGTATACATGCTGCATTTAATACCAGAAAAAGCACCATATCATCACTGGCTTCTTCTTTTTCATTATTTAAACGACTTAATTCTTTCATGGCTTTTATTCCAAAAGGAGTGGCTGCATTTGATAGCCCCATCATATTAGCAGTGATATTCATAACTATTGCTCCCATGGCTTTTTCATCTTTAGCAGCTTTTTTAAACAATAGTTTTAATATTGGTTTCATAAGCTTGGCTATTTTATATGTAAGCCCACTCTTTTCTGCTATTTTCATTATTCCACACCACAAACACATTATTCCCACAAGATTTATTATAAGCTTCACTGTTGAATCTGAAGAAGCTATAATAGATTTAGATATTTCCGCGCCTCTGCCACAGACAATTCCAAATATTATTCCAAAAGCCAAAATAAAAAACCATATAATATTAATCATAATTAACTCACTTTCTATCCTTAAAATTGTTATAAAAAATTATTTTACTTTTACATAGTTAATATATGATAGTTGCTATACATAAAATTCCTATTTAAAATATGTAAAATTTATATTGA
This window of the Clostridium kluyveri DSM 555 genome carries:
- a CDS encoding nucleoside recognition domain-containing protein yields the protein MINIIWFFILAFGIIFGIVCGRGAEISKSIIASSDSTVKLIINLVGIMCLWCGIMKIAEKSGLTYKIAKLMKPILKLLFKKAAKDEKAMGAIVMNITANMMGLSNAATPFGIKAMKELSRLNNEKEEASDDMVLFLVLNAACIQFLPTTVISIRAAMGSKNPAETIIPAVITTTIAAIVGVICCKIMDKYF